Proteins encoded within one genomic window of Amorphoplanes friuliensis DSM 7358:
- a CDS encoding ABC transporter substrate-binding protein: MIKRRNFLGSLAAVALLAGCTGGAGDDPADSGEVTGAITVLTNRTDLATGALPAYAKKFEAKYPGTKVSFEAVTNYEGDVTTQLSSGDYGDVLLIPNTVAVGQLAQFFEPLGGTEELKAKYRFVDEKAYDGQVYGLSIGGVANGLVVNKRVWAEAGITAPPKTPEEFLAGLQAVKAKTQAVPFYTNYKDGWPLSFFNSQRAILADPAINEKFPADPAPWQPGKVEYVTDGLLFDLVHAGLSEKDPLTTNWEGSKPMIATGKVATMLLGSWAVPQMRDAAKAAGANPEDIAFWPFPVQTGGKFHSRIEGDYKAGVSKSSENKATARAWLDWFVTESGFAADQQAIPPAVGQPLPRALQDFQDTGVELVELPAATTNAGKEDQIIKESEIDLAGNIYRQKLVDIARGAAKGDKDSYFAELNERWGKAQAQVMK; this comes from the coding sequence ATGATCAAGAGAAGGAACTTCCTGGGCTCCCTCGCGGCGGTCGCCCTCCTGGCCGGGTGCACCGGCGGCGCGGGCGACGATCCCGCCGACAGCGGTGAGGTGACCGGCGCGATCACGGTCCTGACCAACCGCACCGACCTGGCGACCGGCGCCCTCCCCGCGTACGCGAAGAAGTTCGAGGCGAAGTACCCGGGTACCAAGGTCAGTTTCGAGGCGGTGACCAATTACGAGGGTGACGTGACCACCCAGCTCAGCTCGGGTGACTACGGCGACGTGCTGCTGATCCCCAACACCGTCGCGGTCGGCCAGCTGGCGCAGTTCTTCGAGCCACTGGGCGGCACCGAGGAGCTGAAGGCCAAGTACAGGTTCGTCGACGAGAAGGCCTACGACGGCCAGGTCTACGGCCTGTCGATCGGCGGCGTGGCCAACGGCCTGGTGGTGAACAAGCGCGTCTGGGCGGAAGCCGGCATCACCGCGCCGCCGAAGACACCCGAGGAGTTCCTGGCCGGACTGCAGGCGGTCAAGGCGAAGACGCAGGCGGTGCCGTTCTACACCAACTACAAGGACGGCTGGCCGCTGAGCTTCTTCAACAGCCAGCGGGCGATCCTGGCCGACCCGGCGATCAACGAGAAGTTCCCGGCCGATCCGGCGCCCTGGCAGCCCGGCAAGGTCGAGTACGTCACCGACGGACTGCTCTTCGACCTCGTCCACGCCGGACTGAGCGAGAAGGACCCGCTGACGACCAACTGGGAAGGCTCCAAGCCGATGATCGCCACCGGCAAGGTGGCGACCATGCTGCTCGGCTCGTGGGCCGTTCCGCAGATGCGGGACGCCGCGAAGGCCGCCGGCGCGAACCCGGAGGACATCGCCTTCTGGCCGTTCCCGGTGCAGACCGGCGGCAAGTTCCACTCCCGCATCGAGGGCGACTACAAGGCCGGGGTCAGCAAGTCCTCGGAGAACAAGGCCACCGCGCGGGCGTGGCTCGACTGGTTCGTGACCGAGTCGGGCTTCGCCGCCGACCAGCAGGCCATCCCCCCGGCCGTCGGGCAGCCGCTGCCGAGGGCACTGCAGGACTTCCAGGACACCGGTGTCGAGCTGGTCGAGCTGCCGGCCGCGACCACCAACGCCGGCAAGGAGGACCAGATCATCAAGGAGTCCGAGATCGACCTGGCCGGCAACATCTACCGGCAGAAGCTCGTCGACATCGCCCGCGGTGCGGCCAAGGGTGACAAGGACTCCTACTTCGCCGAGCTGAACGAGCGGTGGGGCAAGGCGCAGGCACAGGTCATGAAGTGA
- a CDS encoding carbohydrate ABC transporter permease, giving the protein MTHLARSAKYASLILASLVVLVPLVVVLFAAFKTHSEYTTSGPLTPPRNWLNFDNFATAWTNGNMLRGFWNTTVILVVSLTGTVAVGTLAAYAISRFSFRLKRLVLGSFLVAALVPGVTTQVATYQIVKSMGLVNTPWSAIVLFLGTDIVSIYIFIQFMESIPRSLDQAALIDGANRFTVYRRIILPLMRPAIATVVIIKGIAIYNEFYIPFLYLRSPDLNVISTALFRFKGPYGAQWETIAACTMIVILPTVVIFLLLQRFIYNGITEGATK; this is encoded by the coding sequence GTGACCCACCTGGCCCGCTCCGCGAAGTACGCCTCCCTGATCCTCGCCTCGCTGGTGGTGCTCGTCCCGCTGGTCGTGGTCCTCTTCGCAGCGTTCAAGACGCACAGCGAATACACCACCTCCGGACCGCTGACGCCGCCGCGCAACTGGCTCAACTTCGACAACTTCGCGACCGCCTGGACCAACGGCAACATGCTGCGAGGCTTCTGGAACACCACGGTCATCCTGGTGGTCTCGCTGACCGGGACTGTTGCGGTTGGCACCCTGGCCGCGTACGCGATCAGCCGCTTCTCGTTCCGCCTGAAGCGTCTGGTGCTGGGCTCGTTCCTGGTCGCCGCGCTCGTCCCCGGGGTGACAACGCAGGTGGCGACGTACCAGATCGTGAAGTCGATGGGGCTGGTGAACACCCCGTGGTCGGCGATCGTGCTGTTCCTCGGCACCGACATCGTGTCGATCTACATCTTCATCCAGTTCATGGAGTCGATCCCGCGCAGCCTCGACCAGGCCGCACTGATCGACGGCGCAAACCGCTTCACGGTCTACCGGCGGATCATCCTCCCGCTGATGCGCCCGGCGATCGCCACCGTGGTGATCATCAAGGGCATCGCGATCTACAACGAGTTCTACATCCCGTTCCTCTACCTGCGATCCCCCGACCTGAACGTCATCTCGACGGCGCTGTTCCGCTTCAAGGGCCCCTACGGCGCGCAGTGGGAGACCATCGCCGCCTGCACCATGATCGTCATCCTGCCGACCGTCGTGATCTTCCTGCTGCTCCAGCGCTTCATCTACAACGGCATCACCGAAGGAGCCACCAAATGA
- a CDS encoding carbohydrate ABC transporter permease: MRGRNAHWFYLAPALALLITFTYVPVGNMVWYSFHQWDGLDPVMEPAGLDNYVRVFTDERYWRVFLISLYYFVASFAQIAIALYFAVVLSFSTRFRNLFKGILFFPYLLNGVAVGFVFLYLFQPDGTLDSVLRLVGLGGHTQYWLGDPDVANISLAGTSVWRFTGLSFVLFLGAIQSIPGEIYEAADLDGANRWHQFRFIIAPGIRRIISLSFILAISGSLAVFEIPFIMTGGANGTRTFVIQAYETAFQFRQIGLASAMAVVLLLIVLLVTWIQRRLLPDEEVTLT; this comes from the coding sequence GTGAGGGGCCGGAACGCCCACTGGTTCTATCTCGCCCCCGCGCTGGCCCTGCTGATCACCTTCACCTACGTCCCGGTCGGGAACATGGTCTGGTACAGCTTCCACCAGTGGGACGGGTTGGACCCGGTCATGGAGCCGGCGGGCCTCGACAACTACGTCCGTGTCTTCACCGACGAGCGGTACTGGCGGGTCTTCCTGATCAGCCTCTACTACTTCGTGGCGTCGTTCGCGCAGATCGCGATCGCCCTGTACTTCGCGGTCGTCCTGTCGTTCAGCACCCGGTTCCGCAACCTGTTCAAGGGCATCCTCTTCTTCCCGTACCTGCTCAACGGGGTCGCGGTGGGGTTCGTTTTCCTCTATCTCTTCCAGCCGGACGGCACTCTCGACAGTGTCCTCAGACTGGTCGGCCTGGGCGGGCACACGCAGTACTGGCTGGGTGATCCGGACGTCGCGAACATCTCGCTGGCCGGCACGTCGGTGTGGCGGTTCACGGGGCTCAGCTTCGTGCTGTTCCTGGGCGCGATCCAGTCCATCCCGGGCGAGATCTACGAGGCTGCGGACCTCGACGGCGCCAACCGGTGGCACCAGTTCCGCTTCATCATCGCGCCGGGGATCCGCCGCATCATCAGCCTGTCCTTCATCCTGGCGATCTCCGGCAGCCTGGCGGTCTTCGAGATCCCGTTCATCATGACCGGCGGCGCGAACGGCACGCGCACCTTTGTCATCCAGGCCTACGAGACGGCGTTCCAATTCCGGCAGATCGGGCTCGCCTCCGCAATGGCCGTGGTCCTGCTGCTGATCGTCCTGCTGGTCACCTGGATCCAGCGCCGGCTGCTGCCCGACGAGGAGGTGACCCTGACGTGA